From Vibrio fortis, a single genomic window includes:
- a CDS encoding FAD-dependent oxidoreductase, whose translation MSKHYSYWFKQALQQEFGQDTLPIDAGQSLTQDIETDIAIVGGGYTGLWTAILIKQQQPEKRVVVIEKDLCGSGASGANGGCMLTWSTKYPTLKRLYGEQQAKWLVEESEKVIFEIEAFCQEHNIDAHLYRSGTYYTATNQAQKGGMAPVIRELEKLGINSWQECGDNLSRQAGSERHIEGYYSEAAGSVQPALLARGLRRVAIELGVEVYENTPMLELNYGEPAKILTSAATVTADKVVLALNAWMLDHFKAFKRSIVVVSSDMIITNPIPDKLVAHGPEKGATVVDSRIFVHYYRDTRDGRLMLGKGGNKFSFANHVDSMFNRQTQYLPLLKNSFQTLFPKLEQQDFSYSWSGGSDRSVTGLPFFGNIENQSNIFYGLGYSGNGVAQTRMGGKILSSMVLELDNEWTRSGMTKGPLGHFPPEPFRWLGAMMVRDAVRRKENAEDANQKPMWIDKQLAKLAGAASKADKISG comes from the coding sequence ATGTCAAAACACTATTCATATTGGTTCAAACAAGCGCTGCAACAGGAATTTGGTCAAGACACTCTACCGATTGATGCCGGTCAATCACTGACACAAGATATTGAAACAGATATTGCTATCGTTGGTGGAGGCTACACAGGTTTATGGACTGCTATTTTGATTAAACAACAGCAGCCAGAAAAACGTGTTGTGGTTATTGAAAAAGATTTGTGCGGTAGTGGTGCGTCGGGTGCCAACGGTGGCTGTATGCTGACTTGGTCTACTAAATATCCAACGTTGAAGCGTCTTTATGGAGAGCAACAAGCCAAATGGTTGGTGGAGGAATCTGAAAAGGTCATTTTTGAAATTGAAGCCTTTTGCCAAGAGCATAATATTGACGCTCACCTCTATCGCAGTGGTACCTATTACACAGCAACGAATCAAGCTCAAAAAGGAGGCATGGCGCCAGTTATTCGTGAGTTAGAAAAGCTCGGTATTAACAGTTGGCAAGAGTGTGGCGACAACCTGAGCCGTCAGGCTGGATCTGAACGTCACATTGAGGGTTACTATTCTGAAGCCGCTGGCAGTGTACAACCGGCGCTATTAGCAAGAGGCCTCCGCCGAGTCGCTATTGAGTTAGGAGTAGAAGTTTACGAAAATACCCCAATGCTTGAGTTGAATTACGGTGAGCCGGCTAAAATCCTAACATCAGCGGCAACTGTTACGGCTGATAAAGTGGTATTGGCACTCAATGCATGGATGCTCGACCACTTTAAAGCTTTCAAACGAAGCATTGTTGTTGTCTCTTCGGACATGATAATTACCAACCCAATTCCAGATAAATTGGTTGCGCATGGCCCAGAAAAAGGGGCGACTGTGGTTGACTCAAGGATCTTTGTTCACTATTACCGTGATACGCGAGACGGCAGGTTAATGCTAGGCAAAGGTGGGAACAAGTTTTCGTTTGCTAATCATGTCGATAGCATGTTCAACCGGCAGACACAGTATCTACCACTGCTTAAAAACTCATTTCAAACCTTGTTTCCAAAGCTAGAACAGCAAGATTTTTCTTACAGCTGGTCTGGTGGTTCTGACCGTTCCGTTACCGGGCTACCTTTCTTCGGTAACATTGAGAATCAATCGAACATCTTTTATGGGCTTGGCTACTCAGGTAACGGTGTCGCACAAACCCGTATGGGCGGCAAAATTCTCTCGTCTATGGTCTTGGAATTAGATAACGAATGGACAAGAAGTGGCATGACAAAAGGGCCACTTGGTCACTTTCCCCCTGAACCTTTTCGCTGGTTAGGGGCAATGATGGTGCGTGATGCGGTGCGTCGCAAAGAAAACGCAGAAGACGCCAATCAAAAGCCGATGTGGATAGACAAACAACTGGCCAAGCTGGCAGGCGCTGCGAGTAAAGCGGATAAAATATCTGGTTAG
- a CDS encoding putative 2-aminoethylphosphonate ABC transporter substrate-binding protein: MMNNRFMKGSLAALVSLLATNAFAAEEVTVYTAFETDILAKYKNAFESENPDIRIKWVRDSTGIMTAKLLAEKNNPRAEVVWGLAGSSMALLKEEGILQPYTPQGVDALRANLNDPQSSQAWYGNDAFFNAVCFNEAVARQLNLPAPQSWEDLTKPIYKGHIAMPNPASSGTGYMQVSAWLQNMGEDQAWNYMQKLDKNIAHYTHSGSKPCVQAGMGEVAIGISMASRGAKLKTQGAPLAVITPAGIGWESEAVGLVKSSEAAKRVVDWSISKAANELYIEMYPVVGHKDVTATVKNFPNVEKNMAKMDFARMGSERADVLKTWSDKFDAKSEPKS, translated from the coding sequence ATGATGAATAACCGTTTTATGAAAGGATCACTTGCTGCACTTGTGTCACTACTGGCTACCAACGCATTTGCGGCCGAGGAAGTGACGGTTTATACAGCGTTTGAAACAGATATTTTGGCGAAGTACAAAAATGCATTTGAGAGCGAAAACCCAGACATTCGCATCAAATGGGTGCGTGATTCAACGGGCATTATGACGGCTAAACTATTAGCTGAGAAAAATAACCCACGAGCTGAAGTAGTGTGGGGGCTTGCTGGCTCATCTATGGCGCTTTTAAAAGAAGAGGGAATCCTGCAGCCGTATACACCTCAAGGGGTAGATGCACTTCGCGCAAATCTGAATGATCCGCAATCTTCTCAGGCTTGGTACGGTAACGACGCCTTTTTTAATGCAGTGTGTTTTAACGAAGCAGTCGCAAGACAGTTGAACCTGCCGGCTCCTCAGTCGTGGGAAGATCTCACCAAACCTATCTATAAAGGCCACATTGCAATGCCAAACCCAGCGTCTTCTGGTACAGGTTACATGCAAGTTTCGGCGTGGCTGCAAAACATGGGTGAAGACCAAGCATGGAATTATATGCAAAAGTTGGATAAGAACATTGCGCATTACACGCATTCTGGATCGAAGCCATGTGTCCAAGCCGGTATGGGGGAAGTCGCGATCGGTATCTCTATGGCAAGCCGTGGTGCCAAGCTGAAAACGCAAGGTGCTCCATTGGCAGTAATCACTCCAGCAGGTATCGGTTGGGAATCTGAAGCGGTTGGTCTTGTTAAATCATCAGAAGCAGCGAAACGTGTTGTTGACTGGTCGATTTCTAAAGCAGCAAATGAACTCTACATTGAGATGTACCCAGTCGTTGGCCATAAAGACGTAACTGCGACAGTGAAAAACTTCCCAAATGTTGAGAAGAATATGGCGAAGATGGACTTTGCTCGTATGGGCAGTGAGCGTGCAGACGTATTGAAAACTTGGTCTGATAAATTTGACGCGAAGTCTGAACCAAAATCTTAA
- a CDS encoding AAA family ATPase — protein MISQISLENVASYKGKTSLNSDKKVNIIYGLNGTGKSTFSNYFYSPEHEDYKNCSHVKGDCKILVYNQKFIQDVFYEKDSIDGIFSLSQENKKAKLRVEQLGEEIDQLKVKSDGFQSDIDKEVEALNKAKEKAEKKVWEIKTDYSGGDRVLKFCLDRLMGNKKVLFDHLVSVPLPDVKPTKTIENLKEEVTAIDGETATTFSILPKISLSELSLEEVALLKEIVIGNEDSPISKLINQLQNSDWVSNGLEYLDEIEDATCPFCQSKTVTPELIAQIKDYFDESYEESKTKIAEIVTTYKAIVESLTDFESYKTSQFCADFLAEMTESYGLIRSTLKSNLQKIEQKKNTPSLQVELDGLVEHVQKFNEYVYTANEKIGVHNQKVNNSADEKKKIKKQFWQLVRWEYDQTIKAYESFSKESTAKKNKLEGDKKEVDTDIAALDKKRKQAQKQTVNIEESIVNINKGLTDIGITDFYIEKYEDDLYKLVRTGSNGQIFSSLSEGEKMIISFLYFRELFKGKQTADEGNVKKIAVIDDPVSSLSHIYVYNIGRIIKNDFFEAANVEQVFVLTHSLYFFYELVDSNHKKRKEEQLLFRLSKNTKGTTIDSMKYEEVQNDYQSYWSVINDENQPPALIANCMRNVIEYFFNFVQKSDLSNVMQDKKLQEVRYQAFIRYINRESHSLGQNIIDFKEFDYASFKDGLRLVFEKMGYSAHYNKMSKI, from the coding sequence TTGATTTCACAAATAAGTTTAGAGAATGTAGCAAGCTACAAAGGAAAAACATCACTTAACAGTGATAAAAAAGTAAACATCATTTACGGCTTGAACGGTACAGGTAAGAGTACATTCTCGAACTACTTCTACTCGCCAGAACATGAAGACTATAAGAATTGCTCTCATGTGAAGGGTGACTGCAAAATTCTCGTTTACAATCAAAAGTTTATCCAAGATGTCTTTTATGAAAAAGACTCAATTGATGGTATTTTCAGCCTTTCACAAGAAAACAAGAAAGCAAAATTAAGAGTAGAGCAGCTTGGGGAGGAGATTGACCAACTCAAAGTGAAGAGCGATGGTTTTCAATCTGATATTGATAAAGAAGTCGAAGCATTAAACAAAGCAAAAGAAAAAGCTGAAAAAAAAGTTTGGGAAATAAAAACGGATTACTCAGGTGGTGATCGTGTTCTGAAATTTTGTCTTGACCGCTTGATGGGAAACAAGAAGGTTCTATTTGACCACCTCGTATCCGTTCCTTTACCAGATGTAAAACCAACAAAAACGATTGAAAATCTCAAAGAAGAAGTTACCGCAATAGATGGAGAAACTGCCACCACATTTTCAATTTTGCCTAAGATCTCGCTATCAGAGCTTTCCTTAGAAGAAGTTGCATTACTTAAAGAAATAGTTATAGGCAATGAAGATAGCCCAATTTCAAAACTGATTAATCAGTTACAAAACTCTGATTGGGTTAGTAATGGTTTGGAGTACCTTGATGAGATTGAAGATGCTACTTGTCCGTTCTGTCAATCTAAGACTGTTACTCCTGAGTTAATCGCCCAGATCAAAGACTATTTTGACGAATCATATGAAGAAAGTAAGACAAAAATCGCAGAGATAGTTACAACATACAAAGCAATTGTTGAGTCATTAACAGATTTTGAATCCTACAAAACATCTCAATTTTGTGCTGATTTTCTTGCTGAAATGACAGAAAGCTATGGTTTGATTCGTTCTACGTTGAAATCTAACCTACAAAAAATTGAACAAAAAAAGAACACACCAAGCTTGCAAGTTGAGTTAGATGGACTTGTTGAACATGTTCAAAAGTTTAATGAATATGTGTATACAGCAAATGAAAAAATTGGTGTCCATAACCAAAAAGTTAATAACTCAGCTGATGAAAAAAAGAAAATCAAAAAGCAGTTTTGGCAGTTAGTTCGATGGGAGTACGACCAAACAATCAAGGCGTATGAGTCATTTTCAAAAGAAAGTACAGCGAAAAAAAACAAGCTCGAAGGTGATAAAAAAGAGGTAGATACTGATATTGCAGCCCTCGATAAAAAACGGAAACAGGCGCAAAAACAGACTGTTAATATTGAAGAATCAATTGTTAATATCAATAAAGGACTTACAGATATTGGTATTACTGATTTTTACATCGAAAAATATGAAGATGACCTTTACAAACTTGTAAGAACAGGGTCAAACGGTCAAATTTTCTCATCTCTTTCCGAAGGGGAGAAGATGATTATTAGCTTTTTGTACTTTCGTGAATTGTTTAAAGGTAAGCAGACTGCAGACGAAGGTAACGTAAAAAAAATTGCTGTGATTGATGATCCTGTCTCAAGCTTGTCTCACATTTATGTTTATAACATTGGTCGTATCATCAAGAATGATTTTTTTGAAGCTGCAAATGTTGAACAAGTGTTTGTTTTAACACATAGTTTGTACTTTTTTTATGAACTTGTAGATTCTAACCATAAAAAAAGAAAAGAAGAACAGTTGCTTTTTAGGCTTTCAAAAAACACAAAAGGCACAACGATTGATTCGATGAAGTATGAGGAAGTTCAGAACGATTATCAGTCATATTGGTCTGTAATTAATGACGAAAATCAACCGCCAGCATTGATAGCCAACTGTATGCGTAATGTCATAGAGTATTTTTTCAACTTTGTTCAAAAGTCAGATCTCAGCAATGTTATGCAAGATAAAAAACTTCAAGAAGTTAGATATCAAGCATTCATTCGTTACATCAATCGTGAATCACACTCTTTAGGGCAAAATATAATAGACTTTAAAGAGTTTGATTATGCTTCGTTCAAAGATGGATTAAGATTAGTTTTTGAAAAAATGGGTTACTCTGCACACTATAATAAAATGTCAAAGATCTAA
- a CDS encoding OmpA family protein, whose product MKRLSKIMCALIATSGLAAAPSIAATTYVGAKVGLGWLDSACVDGFKCDDDAVGAGIYSGYNFTDRIGFELSSDFLGDYKTSFASGSTAAQFSDPLIAISLTPMYRFPVEQEFDFFVKGGPAYISHGGEDDFVLSLGAGVEKQFSDTWAVRVEYQYFDDFDDKYVQDLNANLFSIGVSYNFGTGATTASAAAAAAATTAAVTQAPSEPIVEEIVMEEKTTVVVTKEQTESFSQEMFATNSTELSADGKAALGPLIAVLQAHPESSVQVVGHTDSTGSAEYNMTVSKKRAAAVAAYIEEQGIDASRITATGEGEENPVATNDTAEGRAMNRRVEATIPGFEYTEEVQVEKVMVEETAQ is encoded by the coding sequence ATGAAAAGACTGTCAAAAATTATGTGTGCACTTATCGCAACCTCTGGTCTTGCAGCAGCACCGTCTATCGCAGCTACAACTTACGTTGGTGCTAAAGTTGGGCTTGGTTGGCTAGACAGCGCATGTGTAGACGGCTTTAAGTGTGATGATGATGCAGTTGGAGCCGGCATTTACTCTGGTTACAACTTCACCGACCGTATTGGGTTTGAACTAAGCTCAGATTTCCTTGGCGATTACAAAACAAGCTTTGCTAGTGGTAGCACTGCGGCACAGTTTAGCGACCCACTTATCGCTATTTCTCTAACCCCAATGTACCGCTTCCCTGTAGAGCAAGAGTTCGACTTCTTTGTTAAGGGTGGTCCAGCTTACATCTCACACGGTGGTGAAGATGACTTTGTACTATCGCTTGGTGCTGGTGTAGAGAAGCAATTTTCGGATACTTGGGCTGTAAGAGTTGAATATCAATACTTTGATGACTTTGACGACAAATACGTTCAAGACCTAAACGCAAATCTTTTCTCTATCGGTGTTAGCTATAACTTCGGTACAGGGGCAACAACAGCTTCTGCGGCAGCAGCCGCCGCGGCCACTACGGCAGCCGTTACACAAGCGCCTTCTGAACCAATCGTTGAAGAGATTGTGATGGAAGAGAAAACAACCGTTGTGGTCACTAAAGAACAAACGGAAAGTTTCTCTCAAGAGATGTTCGCAACGAACAGCACTGAGCTATCAGCAGACGGTAAGGCAGCGCTTGGTCCTCTGATTGCTGTACTTCAGGCTCACCCAGAATCTAGTGTTCAAGTTGTTGGTCACACTGACTCAACGGGTTCTGCTGAGTACAATATGACAGTATCGAAGAAACGTGCAGCAGCCGTTGCAGCGTACATCGAAGAGCAAGGCATTGATGCTAGCCGTATTACTGCAACAGGTGAAGGTGAAGAAAACCCTGTCGCAACCAATGATACAGCGGAAGGTCGTGCAATGAACCGACGCGTAGAAGCGACCATTCCAGGCTTTGAATACACTGAAGAAGTTCAGGTTGAAAAAGTAATGGTTGAAGAGACTGCTCAATAA
- a CDS encoding OsmC family protein — MKAEVKWIEDLKFVGKTDKNQGITMASGDCTYFSPMEMVLMAAGGCSSVDVVDGLKEAGQAITGCNAKLETERRETAPKIFTAINIHFEVSGDNLDKELVAKVCADSLEKYCSVCLMLGAGVEMTHSWEIV, encoded by the coding sequence ATGAAAGCAGAAGTAAAATGGATTGAAGATTTAAAGTTTGTTGGTAAAACTGATAAAAATCAAGGAATTACAATGGCAAGTGGTGACTGCACTTATTTCTCACCAATGGAGATGGTGTTAATGGCTGCAGGTGGTTGTAGCTCTGTTGACGTCGTTGACGGCCTAAAAGAAGCTGGACAAGCGATTACCGGCTGCAATGCAAAGCTTGAGACAGAGCGTCGTGAAACAGCGCCAAAGATCTTCACTGCAATCAATATTCACTTTGAAGTGTCTGGTGACAACCTAGATAAAGAGCTTGTTGCGAAAGTATGTGCGGATTCTTTAGAAAAATACTGCTCAGTGTGTTTGATGCTAGGCGCGGGTGTGGAAATGACGCACAGCTGGGAAATCGTCTAA
- the phnX gene encoding phosphonoacetaldehyde hydrolase: MTHSSAIQAVIFDWAGTIVDFGSFAPTSIFVEAFKQGFDFHISLEEAREPMGLGKWDHIQAVGQLPSVKARWQNQFGRDMNSEDIDAIYAAFMPLQKAKVADHATPIMNAIEVVNNLKAQGVKIGSCSGYPRQVMDVLVPVAADYGYHPDCVVATDDLPQGGRPAPFMALKNVIDLGVTNVAACIKVDDAAPGIDEGHNAGMWTVGLLLSGNEAGLTFDEYQQADEATLIAARNKAKQKLGKSKPHYLIDTIDDLPGVIKQIEARILRGERP; encoded by the coding sequence ATGACACATTCATCCGCAATCCAAGCTGTAATTTTTGACTGGGCCGGCACCATCGTAGACTTCGGTTCATTCGCCCCAACCAGTATCTTTGTCGAAGCTTTCAAGCAAGGGTTCGATTTTCATATCTCCCTTGAAGAGGCGCGTGAGCCTATGGGACTCGGTAAATGGGATCATATCCAAGCCGTTGGTCAGTTACCTTCGGTAAAGGCTCGCTGGCAGAACCAGTTCGGCAGAGACATGAACTCCGAAGATATTGATGCAATATACGCGGCATTCATGCCATTACAGAAAGCGAAAGTCGCTGACCACGCCACACCAATCATGAATGCAATCGAAGTTGTGAATAACCTGAAAGCGCAAGGTGTAAAAATAGGCTCATGTTCAGGTTACCCACGCCAAGTGATGGACGTGCTCGTCCCTGTAGCCGCAGACTACGGTTATCACCCTGATTGTGTTGTCGCTACTGACGATCTTCCACAAGGTGGTCGCCCTGCTCCATTCATGGCTCTGAAAAATGTCATAGATTTAGGCGTCACGAATGTTGCGGCATGTATTAAAGTTGATGATGCAGCCCCAGGAATCGATGAAGGGCATAACGCTGGTATGTGGACTGTGGGTCTTCTGCTGTCTGGCAATGAAGCTGGACTCACCTTTGATGAGTACCAACAAGCGGACGAAGCGACACTTATCGCTGCTCGAAACAAGGCGAAACAGAAACTTGGAAAGTCGAAACCACATTATCTGATTGATACCATTGATGATCTACCTGGCGTTATCAAACAAATCGAAGCTCGTATCTTACGTGGAGAACGCCCTTAG
- the phnW gene encoding 2-aminoethylphosphonate--pyruvate transaminase — translation MKNEYLLLTPGPLSTSESVRQAMLKDWCTWDDEYNKDIVQVIRHKLVNLATQHSGYTSVLMQGSGTASVEATIGSVIGAEGKLLVVDNGAYGARISQIAQYLNIPCHVVSPGETSQPDLNEMETLMAMDPSITHVAIVHCETTTGMLNPIKEIAQLAKQQDKVVILDAMSSFGGIPMDIAELGIDFMISSANKCIQGVPGFGFVIAKQDELEKCKGQARSLSLDLYDQWYCMEANHGKWRFTSPTHTVRAFYQALIELEQEGGIAARFQRYSTNQKTLVAGMRSLGFQPLLNDDLHSPIITSFYSPTHSDYQFKEFYERLKQQGFVIYPGKVSNADCFRIGNIGEVYPTDIERLIGAISKAKYWEVTA, via the coding sequence ATGAAAAACGAATACTTGCTATTAACCCCTGGTCCTCTCTCTACTTCTGAGTCCGTTCGCCAAGCGATGCTAAAAGACTGGTGCACTTGGGATGACGAATACAACAAAGACATCGTACAAGTCATACGCCATAAGTTGGTCAACCTTGCGACTCAACACTCAGGCTATACAAGTGTGTTAATGCAAGGTAGTGGTACAGCTTCGGTAGAAGCAACGATAGGTAGTGTCATTGGTGCAGAAGGCAAACTGCTTGTGGTCGATAATGGAGCTTATGGCGCTCGCATCTCACAAATTGCACAGTATTTGAACATTCCATGCCATGTGGTTTCACCAGGCGAGACATCACAACCTGACTTGAACGAAATGGAAACGTTAATGGCTATGGATCCAAGCATTACCCATGTAGCAATTGTCCATTGCGAGACCACAACAGGCATGTTGAATCCAATTAAAGAGATTGCTCAACTCGCGAAGCAACAAGACAAAGTCGTTATTCTAGATGCCATGTCGAGTTTCGGTGGTATCCCAATGGACATCGCTGAGCTCGGTATCGACTTTATGATTAGCTCGGCGAATAAATGTATTCAAGGTGTGCCGGGCTTTGGTTTTGTTATTGCTAAGCAGGATGAACTTGAGAAGTGCAAAGGACAAGCTCGCTCACTGAGTTTAGACCTTTACGATCAGTGGTATTGCATGGAAGCTAACCACGGTAAGTGGCGCTTTACTTCACCAACACACACCGTGCGCGCGTTCTATCAAGCGCTCATTGAGCTTGAGCAAGAAGGTGGTATTGCCGCGCGATTCCAACGTTATTCGACCAACCAGAAGACACTGGTGGCTGGAATGCGTTCTCTGGGTTTCCAGCCGTTACTGAATGACGATCTTCACTCTCCAATTATCACCTCTTTCTATTCTCCTACTCACAGCGACTACCAATTCAAAGAGTTCTACGAGCGCCTCAAACAACAAGGCTTCGTTATCTATCCGGGTAAAGTCTCTAATGCTGACTGTTTTCGCATTGGCAACATTGGTGAGGTTTACCCTACTGACATAGAACGTCTCATCGGTGCGATCAGCAAAGCAAAATACTGGGAAGTAACAGCATGA
- a CDS encoding aspartate aminotransferase family protein: MMQCESKENLSHTHFRSEGDVNTTPARQEWNASLEDQTTQALLKRDSDVFLHQAMSTPCLDTLQHAEGIYIEDTTGKKYMDFHGNNVHQLGYGHSEVVKKVTEQMASLPFSPRRFTNKTAIECAEKLTQICGGELNRVLFAPGGTSVIGMALKLARHVTNNSKVVSLWDSFHGASLDAISVGGEACFREGMGPLMAGVERIPPAVSYRGAFPLRDGDQHSDVHYADYLEYVIEKEGGIGAFIAEAVRNTDVQVPSKAYWKRIREICDKHNVLLIIDDIPNGMGRSGEWFTHQAYDIEPDILCIGKGFGGGLVPIAAMITKDKYNTAAQVSLGHYTHEKSPIGCAAALATMQVIEQQNLLQKVKSDSQFVKQRLLEMKRRYSIIGDVRGIGLLWGVELVSDLIAKTRAYDEAEALLYQCLNQGLSFKVSQGNVAQLSPPLIIARSDLSAALDIFETAISKICQDFGYQTLT; encoded by the coding sequence ATGATGCAGTGCGAATCAAAAGAGAACCTCTCTCACACTCACTTTCGTAGTGAAGGAGATGTAAACACAACGCCTGCGCGACAGGAGTGGAACGCTTCTTTAGAAGATCAAACAACACAGGCATTGCTCAAGAGAGATTCAGACGTGTTTCTTCATCAGGCGATGTCTACGCCCTGTTTAGATACTTTGCAACATGCAGAAGGCATCTACATTGAAGATACAACGGGTAAAAAGTACATGGATTTTCATGGAAATAACGTTCATCAATTGGGATATGGCCATTCAGAAGTCGTCAAAAAAGTAACCGAACAAATGGCGTCGCTACCGTTTTCTCCGCGACGCTTTACTAACAAGACCGCTATAGAGTGTGCAGAAAAACTCACGCAAATCTGTGGTGGCGAGCTCAACCGTGTGTTGTTCGCACCCGGTGGCACCTCTGTGATAGGTATGGCTCTTAAACTCGCGAGACATGTCACCAACAACTCCAAAGTCGTGTCACTTTGGGACTCTTTCCACGGCGCGTCTTTAGACGCGATATCGGTAGGTGGAGAAGCCTGTTTCCGAGAAGGGATGGGACCACTCATGGCCGGCGTAGAGCGTATCCCTCCGGCTGTATCTTATCGCGGAGCGTTTCCACTGCGCGACGGCGACCAACACTCTGACGTCCATTACGCCGATTACCTTGAGTATGTTATTGAAAAAGAGGGAGGCATTGGTGCTTTTATCGCAGAGGCTGTGCGTAATACTGACGTTCAAGTACCAAGCAAGGCCTACTGGAAACGCATCAGAGAGATCTGTGACAAACACAATGTCTTATTGATCATCGACGATATCCCCAACGGCATGGGGCGCAGCGGTGAATGGTTTACTCATCAAGCTTATGACATCGAGCCAGATATTCTCTGTATCGGAAAAGGCTTTGGCGGTGGTTTAGTTCCGATCGCAGCAATGATAACCAAAGACAAATACAACACAGCAGCACAAGTATCTCTAGGCCACTATACACACGAAAAAAGTCCAATTGGCTGTGCAGCAGCGCTGGCAACCATGCAGGTCATCGAACAACAGAACCTTTTACAAAAGGTGAAAAGCGACAGTCAATTTGTGAAACAGCGTCTACTCGAGATGAAAAGACGTTACTCAATTATCGGTGATGTTCGCGGTATCGGCCTGCTTTGGGGAGTTGAACTGGTCTCAGACCTTATCGCAAAAACACGCGCCTACGACGAAGCAGAAGCCCTGCTCTATCAATGCCTAAACCAAGGCTTAAGCTTCAAAGTTTCTCAAGGCAACGTCGCTCAACTCAGTCCCCCGCTAATTATTGCTCGAAGCGACCTTAGCGCTGCCCTAGATATCTTTGAAACTGCCATTTCCAAGATATGCCAAGACTTTGGTTACCAAACGTTAACCTAA